ACCCACGGGTAACAGTCGGGTGCGCTCCGTATGCGAGGTCGGCCCCTCGCCGACAGTGACCGCCCGGGAATACCCTTCGCCTGCCGCGCACTTGAATGCGAAGGCACGGTCGCTGCCGGCCATCCGGCACATGACCGTCCAGGCCCTGTCCGAACGACGAAGTGCGGTGATCACGCGATGAAGGCAGTGCGGTTCCACGCGTACGGCGGGATCGATGTCCTCCGGGTCGAGGACGTGGAGCGGCCGGTGCCGGGCCCTGGGCAGGTACTGGTCGAGGTCCGGGCGGCCGGGATCCAGCCCGGCGAGGCGAACATCCGTACAGGCGCGCTGCACGAACGCTGGCCGGCGACATTCCCCTCCGGGCAGGGCAGCGATCTGGCCGGCGTCGTGGTGGAAGTCGGGTCGCAGGTACGCGGATTCGCGGTGGGCGACGAGGTCCTGGGCTTCACCCACAAGCGGGCCAGCCATGCGCAGTTCGTGGTGGTCGACGACGTGAATTTGGTCGCCCGTCCGGCGGGGCTGTCCTGGGATGTGGCCGGGTCGCTGTACGTGGCCGGCACGACCGCCTACGCCAGCGTGTTCGCGGTGGACCTAGAGGCGGACGACACGGTCGTCGTCTCCGGTGCGGCGGGCGGCGTCGGTTCGATCGCCGTGCAGCTCGCGCGGCGGTCCGGCGCCACGGTGATCGGGCTGGCCAGCGAGCGGAACCATGCCTGGCTGAAGGAACGCGGTGTCATACCGGTCGCGCACGGGGAGGGCGTGGCCGAGCGGATCCGGGAGGCTTCCGTCGGGAAGGTCGACGCGTTCATCGACACGTTCGGCGACGGCTATGTGGAGCTGGCGGTGGCGTTGGGGGTGCGGCCGGAGCGGATCAATACGATCCGCGATTGGCGGGCCGCGGCCAAGTTCGGTGCGCGCGCCCACGGCGAAGGCGCTGCGGCGTGCGCGGTCGTGATCGGGCAGCTGGCCCGGCTCGCCGCGCGCGGGAAGCTGGAGGTGCCGATCGCCCGCACCTACCCCTTGGACCAGGTGCGGGACGCGTTCCACGACCTCGAACAGCGCCGCACCCACGGCAAGATCGTGCTCCACCCGTAGCCCGTAGCCCGCAGCCCGTAGCTGCGGCCCTAGGACCCGGTGGGGGCGAACAGCGCCACGGCCAGGGCGACGACGGCGAACAGGCCTCCCGCCACCGCCAGGAGGATGGCCTGCGCTTGCACCGCATCGGTGTCCTCCCCCTCCAGAGGGGCACGACTCAGGTCCCACACCGCCTGGATCTGCACAGAAAGGCCGATGACCACTCCGAGCACGACGATGGCGTCGGTCATTGCATTCTCTTTCCTCCGCGCGGCGACGGTCGCGCTCGGCGCCCTCGCAGCTCTCTTCGTGTTCCTCTCGCGGCGCTCTTCGACCAGCGCCTCCCAGGTCACCGGGGGGCTCGAGCCCGCGCCGTACCTTGTGATGATCCACCGATATTGCTTTCCCTTGACGGTCAACGCGCCGCAGCGATCCGATCTCGTTGCCCGGGGCCCGCCGGGGACACAGCTCATGCCCGGCATGGATGTGACAGAGCGTCAGGCCTACGCCAACACTCCGGGTGGCCGGGGGGGGGACAGCGCAGGCCGCCCGCGAGACGTCGGGAAACGCAGGGTGAAGCCGCTCCCACCCCCCGCGAGGCGCCCCGAAGTTCCCTTCACCGAGGCGCAGATGGCCAACTACTGTGTCTCCTGCCCGTCTCGATCGGACGACTTGAACGGTGCCGTGCCGCCCGCCGCCACAGGGTCCAGACGGTCGATCGGTCAGTCAGCCGATCTCAGCTCTGCCCGTCTTCTCCACACCAGGCCCGCACCCCCCTAGGAGCTCTCCCATGGCCCAGCCGCAGATCCTCGTCCTGGACGCCGCCGGCAGCGACCGGCACGCCGAAGATGCCGCGTTGCGCTCGCACGGACCGGCCGCACGCGTCGATGTCCTGGGGGTCGAGGCGTGGGCCGTGACCGATCCGGCCCTGCTCAAACAGCTCCTCACCGACCCGCGGGTCTCCAAAGACCCCCGCCAGCACTGGCCGCTGTTCCCCGACCAGATCCTCGGCACCTGGCCTCTCGCGCTGTGGGTGGCCGTCGACAACATGTTCACCGCCTTTGGAGGCGACCACCGGCGCCTGCGACGCCTGGTCAGCCCCGCCTTCACCGCGCGCCGCATGGCCGCCCTGCAGCCGCGCATCGAGGAGATAACCCAGGCGCTGCTGGACGAACTCGCCGCCACCCCCGCCGGGGAATCCGCCGATCTGCGTGAGCGGTTCGCCTATCCGCTGCCCATCCGGGTCATCACCGAGCTCATGGGGCTTCCCGAGCACTCCCAGCCGGACTTCCGCCGTACCGTCGACGGCGTCTTCGACACCACGCTCAGCCCCGATCAAGCGGCCGCGAACACCAAGGAGCTGTACGCGATCCTGGCCGACATGGTCGCCGCCAAGCGCGCCCGGCCCGGCGAGGACATGACCTCCGTACTCATCGCCACCCGGGACGACGACGAGGGCGGTGACGGCTCCGCACTGACCGAGCAGGAGCTCCTCGACACCCTCCTCCTCGTGATCAGCGCGGGCTACGAGACGACCGTCAACCTGCTGGACCAGGCCATCGCGGCGCTGCTCACCCACCCCGATCAGCTCGCTCTGGTGCGCGAGGGCAAGAGCGCGTGGACCGATGTGGTCGAAGAGACGCTGCGCTACGAGGCGCCCGTCGCGCACCTGCCGATGCGGTTCGCGGTCGAGGACATTCCGCTGGCGCAGGGGCTCACGATCCGTCAGGGTGACGCGATCCTGGCCTCCTACGCGGCAGCGGGCCGTCACCCCGACCTCCACGGCGCGACCGCCGAGACCTTCGACGTGACCCGCGTCAGCAAGACGCACCTCGCCTTCGGTCACGGCGTCCACGTCTGCCTGGGCGCTGCCCTGGCCCGGATGGAGGGCGAGATCGCGCTTCGGGGGCTGTTCACCCGCTTCCCGGACCTCGCCCTCGCCGTCCCCGCCTCCGCACTGCGTCCCGGGGAGTCCTTCATCTCCAATGGACACCGGGAGCTGCCGGTCGTCCTGCGCCCGCGCACCGAGAACTGACACAGCCCGGGCCCGTCAGACGGCGCTGAGCGGATGGGCCGCCGTGGCCGAGCGCGGCGGCCAGGCGCGGGGGGCGAGGATGCCGAGGACGTAGGCGCGGGCAACCAGGGCGGGGCGGGTGGCGGCGCCCAGGTGTTGCCGCAGGCGGCTGAGGTGATAGTCGACCGTCTGGCGGGACAGCTTCATCGAGGTGGCGATGTCGCTGTTGCTGCTGCCCTCCGCCAGGAGGGAGAGGATGCGGATCTGCGCGGCGGTGAGGGAGGGGTGGGCTTCGTGGGCCAGGCTCTGGTGGGTGACGACGGCCCACACGTGCCGGGCGCGGGCAGCGGAGTGACCGACCGTCGTGAGGTGGAGCTGCGCGCGGCATTGCTGCCCTTGGGTGTCGACGAGCACGGCGGAGGTCTCCACCCGTCTGGTGCGGCGGGCTATCAGACCGTTCCATCTGCGGTGCAGTCGATCCAGGTCGCGGGCGGGGGCCGGGGCGAGCAGGGTGTGGGCGCGGCGGCCGACCAGGTCGGGCAGGCCGAGGTGGAACAGTTCGGCGGCCGCGGCGCTCGCCTCGATCACGCGTCCGTCGGCCGAGAGCAGGGCGCAGGGCAGTCCGCTGTGGTCGCGCAGCGCCTGCAGGTTCTCCTCGGCCTCCTGCCGCTGGACCATGGTGCGGAGGTGGTCGGTGATGTCCACGTAGATTCCGGCGACGCAGGTCTGCGCGTTCTCCCGCACCGGGAAGCGGTGGCCCACCGCCTGGCCCGCGCTGCCGTCGGGGCGCCGGTAGCCGAGGGTGTGGCGCACCGGCGTGCCCCGGGTGAGGATCTCCTGGTCGAGGGCGCGGAACTGGTCGGCCTCGGCGGGGGCGTCGAAGTCCTCGATGTACTTGCCGGCGAGGTCCTCCACCGTGGTGCCGTAGAGGTGCGCGTAGGCGTGGTTGGCCCATAGGTAGCGTCCATGCCGGTCGCGGATGAAGGCGGCGGCCGGGGCCAGGTCCACGAGGTCGGCGAAGGCGGCGTACCGGCGCGGGGCCTCGGGGTGGGCGTCGACCTCCACCGCGAGACCACGCGTACGGCTGTGGGCGACGTTCTCGTCCAGGGTCCAGCTCACGTCGAAGGTGCGGCCGTCGAAGCGGGCCTGATGACGTCCGTCCTCCAACGGGCTCCCCGGGGCCGGTAGTTCCTGGTGCATGCGGTCCAGGAAGCGCTGTGCCGTACCCGTGTCGGCGAAGGCGCCGCCTCCCCTCTCCAGCACCTGCCACGGCTCCTCGACCTCCCACCAGAACACGGGAAGGTGCTCGAGCAGTGCCTTGAGGCTGGAATCGTCCACAGGGTTCTCTCCGTCCGTATACGGCTTTTGACGCGCAGTCACCCGCGATGCGTATCCCGTCCCGATCACGCGCATGCTCAGTTCTCGGCCGAAGTGGCACTCGGCCCGGGAGGCACTCGCGCGCACCCATCGGCAAGCCGACACGCCCCGGCGGAGCGTGCAGACATCCCAACGCGGCCTGCGACTCAGGCATTTGCCTGAGCAGCGAGTGCCCACGGTGGCCCCACGAGCACCTGCCACCTGGTCCCCTTGAGTGTGCGGGTGAACACGCCCCGCAACGTACCCCTGGTGATGTCCCGCCTTCTACGCGCGTCACCAGTCCGTACGACAACGCGTACGAGGACCCGTACCAACCGGACGAATGGAGACGAACTTCAGTGAGCAAGGTGCTGTTAGTGCATGCCAAGGGTGGTCCGCCGCTCGGTCACGTCCTCTCCAGGGCGGCCGTGCGGGCGGAGATACACCTGCTGGCGCTCAGCGCTCTTCCTCCCGCCGTGGCGAGCACCGCCCGGCAACTGTGCGCCTCGGTGGTCACACCCACCGACGCGCAGCGCTCCGACCTGGTGTCCCTGATCGTCTCGCAGGCCAAGGCCGTGGGCGCGGAAGCGGTGCTCACGTTCTCCGAGTACGCGGTCGTGGCCGTCGCCGAGGCGTGCGAGGAGCTCGGCCTCGCCGGGGCGGGCGGCGCCGCCGCGCTCGCCCGTGACAAGCGCCTGATGCGGCGCACCTGGCAGGAACACGGCCTGCCGCAGCCCGAGTTCAGCCCCGTCGCCACGGAGGACGAGCTGCACGCGGCAGCCGGTCGTCTGCCCTTCCCGCTCCTCCTCAAGGCGGCCTGGAGCGCGGGCTCCACCGCGCACCAGATCATCCGCTCCCCGCACGAGGTGTCCGCCGCCTGGCGACGCTCGCGCGAAGTGATGGCCGAATCCGCCCAGTTGGGATACTCCGAGCTGCATGTCGCCGAGGCCGACGCGGACTTCGTGGTCGAGCAGATCGTGACCGGTTCCGCCGCGCACTGGTTCGACGAGCCCGGCTGGGGTGACTACGTCAGCGTCGAGGGCGTCGTGGCGGACGGCGTGTTCCGCCCGGTCTGCCTCAGCGGCCGGATGCCCACGGTCGAGCCGTTCACCGAGCGGGCGGGCATCACCCCCGCCCTGTTGCCCCAGGACGCCCAGGACCGCATCGTGGCCCTGGCCCGGGAGTCCGTGGACGCCCTCGGTCTCCGCGACTGCGGAATCCACACCGAGATCAAGCTCGGTGCGGACGGCGGCATGTGGCTGATCGAGACGGCTGCCCGGTTCGGCGGCGCGATGACGGTGCCGCAGGTCGAGGAGGTCTTCGGACTCGACCTCGTCGGCATGCTCGTCGACCACCTCCTGGGCCGCACGGTCGCGTGGCCCGAGCAGGCTCTGACCCCGGCGCAGGCCGACGGCGCGGCGGGCTCCCTCGTCGTCCTGGCGGTCGACGGCAAGGGCGAGGCCTGGCACGACCGCAGGCTCTGGGACTTCTCCGCGGTCGAGGCGGAGGTACCGCTGAGCGAGGGCAGCGAGCTGTCGGTGGTCGCGGAGAGTTCGCTCGCCGACGGCAGCGTCGTGCCGGTCTACGACCCGGCCGCGGGCGCCAACACCATGGCAGCCCTGTGCCTGCTGTCCGCCACCGACCCGCGCACGGTGCTCCGCGACTTCAGGACCCTGGTGGACGCGCTGCCGCAGGTCCTGCCCGCCGCACCGTCCACGCAGGCCACGCACACCACGCCATCCGCACAGACCACACAGCCCGCACCGTCCGAGGAGGCTTCCCCATGACCACCCAGCTGTTCACCGGCGCCGCCGAACCGGGCACGGACCGCACCGTCATCGGCGAGCACCTCTCCCTGCCGCTCTTCCGCACCCTCTCCGGTGTCCTGGCCGGTCACCCGTACCTCAAGGTCGTCGTCGACCGCGCCGAGCACACCTGGCACCTGCTCGACACGGCCGCGCACCCCTTCCACGTCAACTACATCGCCACCCGCGTCCTGGGCATGGAACTCGCCGCCCTGGACGCGGACCTGGACGCGTTCAACGCCTCCGTCTACATGGACCCCGGACGTCGCTTCCTGCTCGGTGTGCTCTCCCTGCACACCGAGCAGGACACGGAGGGCCGCGAACGCACCTTCCTCGTCCTGGAAACGACCGAGGCCGACACCATGCACGGCGAACTGCTCGCGTTCTTCTACGAGTTCACGCGCGAACGGGTCGACAGCAGGCTGCCGGTACTCCTCAAGCCCGCCAACCACGGGCAGGAGGAGGAGCTGGCGGCGATCAGCGAACTGCGCGTGCCGCGCATCCTGAGCCACGAGCTCTTCGGCTCCCGGACCCGGACCCCGCTGAACCCCGGCGATGCCACCGGGCGCCTGCGGTACTTCCGTACGCACGAGGAGTACGCGGCGGCCGAGGCCGCTCTCGGCTGGGCGGACATCGTGGCCATGCCGTGTCTGCCGGACGACGTGCCCCGGGTGGCCGGCTTCCTCAACACCGCCCCGATCACGCCGCTTTCGCACACCAACGTACTGGCCTCCGGCTGGGGCATACCCAACGCCATCGTGCGCGACCTGGAACAGCTCGTCGACAGGGACCAGCTGGGCGACGCGTGGGTCCGCTACCGGGTGCGCGAGGACGAGATCCTCCTTGAGCGTCTCGACCACGAGCCCGACCTGCGAGCCCCGGCCTGGCACCAGCAGCGCATACGCCTTGAGCCGCCCCTGCTCGAGGACACCCCGGTGCTGGCCCTGCACCGGCTGCGCAGCGCCGACCGGGACCGCTACGGCACCAAGGCGGCCAACCTCGGCGAACTGCACCACGTACTCGACAGCCGCAGCGCCGACCTGATCGCCTTCTACGGGCAGCCCCGCCCCCCGCGCGAGGACCTGCACGGACACCTCGCGGCGCGCCTCGGCCTCGCCGCATCCTCCACTGCCGAACTACGCGCCCGCGCGGCCGACTTCGTGGCCACGACGGTCGGCGCCCCCGAAGGCGTGGCGCTGCCCTTCGCGCTCCAGCAGCACTTCCTCGCCTCCTCCCCCGCCCTCCAGCAGGGCATCGGCAAGCTCAAGATGGCACTCGAACTCGACGCCACCGACGTCCTGGACTCCCTGTGCCTACAGCTCCAGCACCTGATCCGGCACACTCCCCTCCCCGAGTCCGTCACCCGGCAGATCAGCCAGGCCTTCCCCGCCACCCCGGGCGGACGCCTGGTGGTGCGCTCCTCGTCCAACGCCGAGGACCTGCCCGGGTTCTCCGCCGCGGGCGTCTACGACTCCGTGACCACCGTGCACGGCACCGGTGAACTCCTGGACGCCGTACGCCAGGTGTGGGCCTCCCTGCTCTCGCCCCGCAGCGTGCGACTGCGCCACCAGGTCGGCATCTCCCTGGACGACACCTACATGGGCGTGATCATCCAGGAGTACGTGCCCGCCTCCCTCGGCGGTGTCCTGGTCACCTGCAACCCGACACGGCGCGAGGACTTCCGCAACGTCTACCTCAACTGCTCCCCCGGCTCTCCGGAGCAGGTCGTCGACGGATCGGTCCTGCCGCAGCAATACCTCTACAACACGGTGGAGGGCGGCGGCCGCACCGTCGCCCTGGGCTCCTTTGGCGAGGCACTGTCCGCCGCCACCCGCGCCCGGCTCGCCGACCTCTCCCTGGCCGGGCGGCTCCTGCAGTCCCACTTCAGCGGGTCGGAGCTCGGCGGTGCCGAGGTGGACAAGCCGCTGGACATCGAGTGGCTGATGACCGAGCAGGGCGACTTCCGGCTGGTCCAGATCCGCCCGTACGCGCTGTGAGCCCGCGACTGGGCCGACCGCGCATCGGCAGCGAGCCGGGCCACGGCCTGACGGACACCGCCCGCCGCATCATCCGGCTCAACTACGGCTTCCAGCTGCTGTTCAACCTGCTGTGGTGGATGCCCGTGTTCTACGCCTACCAGAAGGCGGCCGGGCTGACGGACGGGCAGATCTTCGGCATCCAGAGCATCTACTACGTGGCCTTCTGCCTGTTCGAGATCCCGACCGGCCTGATCGCCGACCGGATCGGCACCCGCAACTGCCTGCGTGCCGGGGCGGTGGTCATGACGGCGGCGAATCTGGCGCCGGTCCTCAGCGCCTCGTACACCGGCTTCCTCGTCCACTTCCTCGCCATCGCCGCGGGCCGCTCCCTCACGTCTGGTGCCGCGAGCGCCTATCTGTACGACGGGCTGCGGGCCGAGAAGTGCGACGAGCACTATCTGAAGGCGGAGGGCACCGCGCGGGCCCTGGGGCTCGCGGCGAAGGTCGTGTGCTGGCCGCTGGTCGGGCCCCTGATGTCCCTCGCCCACGCGGCGCCGTACGTGCTCAGTGCCGCGAGCGCGGCGGGCTCCCTCGCCTGCGCCATCGCGCTGCCCCGGCTGGCGGGGGCTGGCAGCGCCGGCGGCAGCGGTACGGAGAAGGCCGGCGGCGGGCGCAGAGGCGGCGCGTTCCTGCGTGACGCGGGTCATGCGCTGCGCTGCGTCGCCTCCTCGCGGTGGCTGACCCTGGTGATGGTCCAGGGCGTGGCGGTCTTCACTCTGTCCCGTATCTGCCAGGTCAACCTCTTCCAGCCGATCCTGCTCGACCACGGCATCGCGGAGGCCTCGCACGGCGGAGTGCTGGCCGCGATGACGGTGGCGGAGGCGGTGGCCTCGGCCCGCCCCCAGTGGCTGAGCCGCCGCCTGCCACCGGTCGCCTGGGTCTCGATCCTGAGCCTGGCGCTCGCGGGCACCCTGGCGGCCATGACGCTGGGCGGGCCATGGGCCGTGGTCGCCCTGCTCTGCCTGTTCGCCGCCGCGACCGGCTTCGCGTACCCCATCCAGCGCAAGCTGGTGAACGACGCGGTGCCCGCGCACGCACCGCGCGCCACCCTCCTGTCGATCGAGAGCATCGTGGACCGTGGGGTGTGCGCACTGGCCGCGGTCGCCGCGGGCGCCTATCTCTCCGCCGGGCATCTGAACGTCCTGCTGTGGCACAGCGCGCTCGCGACGGCGGTGCTGCTCGGGGTCTTCCAACTGCTCCTGCGCAGCGGGGTGGTGGAGCGGGCCGCGGTGCCGCCTCCGGAGACGGCGGACGCCGACGACGCGGGCCGCCTGACCGGAGGCAGGCGCGGCGGGCCGCGGGCCAACAGGTAACGGCTGGGGAGCGGTTACCGCCCGCTGAGGTGCGCACCCGGGAAGGGAGCACACCTCAGCGGCAGCGCTGCGCGCGGAAGTCGATCAGCCGGACCGGCGGCCGAGGACTTCGATCAGCCCGACCGGGAGGAACGTGGGCCGGTGCGGCTGGTCCACCTGGTACGGCACATAGCCGAGCGAGGCCGCGACCTGGACCTCCTCGGCCGTCTCCGCCTGGTAGACGAGCCGGCAGTGGCCCGAGCCCGCCTTCGCCCGCTCCCAGAGGGCAGGGGCCGGTTTACGTTCCGCCTCCGTGCGGGGAGTGAGAATCCGGTCGCCGAAGTCTTTCCAGGCGAAAGGCTGCGCACCCCGCCACGTGGCGTCGACCTCCTTCTTCAGCCTGGCGGCGCGCTCGGCGTCGGTCGCACCCCAGGAGGGCGGGACATTGGTGATCAGGCCGATCCTGATGTGGCGTTCACGCAGGGCGCGCAGGTACGTGGCCGCGCCGGGCTGATAGGTGATGCTGCCGTCGTCGGCGGTGTGCACCAGTGTCTCGCCCAGGTCGAAGTACACGACGGGGCAGTCGCGTTCAGTGCTCACCCGGGCGTCGGAGGCCGCTGCCGTACCGGCGCTGACGTACCCGGGCACGCCCGCGCTCGCACTCGCGGGGGTGCAGAGCACGGTCGACGCCAGGGCCGCACCGAGCGCGAGGCTCATCCGTAACGAGCCCTTGAAGACGGATCTGTTCATGGCGTCGTCGCCCTTCTCCAGGCGCATCACGAGGATGCGCATGTCCAGTTCATGACACACGGCACGCCGCCGGGATCCCCGCGGTCGTGCGGTGCCAAGGTGTCCGGCAGTCGTCTCGTCACTGTCGCCGGTCTAACGCGCTCTACCCCTGAACACCACGCGCCACTCGGGTCCCGCTGACACCGTCCTGGAACATCCGTGCGCGGGTCAGTTCCACGTCATGTTGATCTCGCGCCCCACGTTGACTTTCCGGCACGTAGGAAGGCGTTCGCCATGGGTGCGTTGCCCAGGGCTCCGTGGACGCCCGGATCCGGGCTCCCGCCTCACGGCCCACCTGGCCATGGTCGACGGCGACGGCGACGGCGACGGCGACGGCGACGGCGACGGCGACGGCGACGGCGACGGCGACAACCTGGCTCGAACCGGTCTCCGACGAGCAGTACGACGCCGCCCTGAGCCCGACGAACTGATCACGCGGCTGCCGCGCCACTCATCACGCTGCGGAGGCTGAGCGCCGCACCTGACCGAACGGGTCTGATACGGCGCTCAGTTGTCGCTCCTCACAGTGCGACGCTCAGCTCCGGGCGGTGGCCTCTTCCACCGCGGTCGCGCGGTCGGTCTCGTCCTCCGTGGGGCGGGCGCGGCCCGGGATGACGGCGGCGACCGCGGCGGCAAGGAGTGCGACCCCGCAGCCGATCGCCAGTCCGACCCGGAACCCGTCTTCGGAGGCGATGGTGTGGCCACCGCCGAGGTTGATGGTCATCTGTGCGAGGACCACGCCGATCACGGCCGAGCCGATGGTCGTGCCCAACGACCGCATGAGGGTGTTGAACCCGTTGGCGGCGGCGGTCTCGGAGAGCGGGACGGAGCTCATGATCAGGGCGGGCATCGCGCCGTAGGCGAGGCCCACGCCGCTGTTGATGACGAGTCCCACGATCATCAGGCCCCAGGCGGTGCCCATCAGCATCAGCGACAGGCCGTATCCGGCGGCGATCACGAGTGCGCCGAGGACCAGGGCGAGCTTCGGACCACGGGCGTTGATGAGCTTTCCGCCCAGCGGGGACACGATCATCATCATGACGCAGCCGGGCGCCATCCAGAGCCCGGCAGCCAGCATCGACTGCCCCAGGCCGTAGCCGGTGGTCTCGGGGAACTGCAGGAGCTGTGGGGCGATCAGCATGAAGGCGTACATGCCGACACCCACCAGGATCGAGGCGATGTTGGTGAACAGCACGCGCGGGCGGGCGGTGGTCCGCAGGTCGACCAGGGGGTCACGGGTACGCAGCTCGTAGAGCCCCCAGACGCCGAGCGCCACGACCGCGACGGCGAACAGGCCGAGCGTGGTGCCCGACCCCCAACCCCAGTCGGCACCCTTGGAGATGGCGAGCAGGAGGGACACGAGGCCTATCGCGAGGCCTGTCGCGCCAGGGGCGTCGAAGCGCTGGCCCTTGGCCCCGGCCGGGACATCCGGGACGAAGAACCAGATCAGGGCGGCGATCATCAGTGCGAGGACCGCGGAGCCCCAGAACAGCACGCGCCAGCTGGCGTATTCGGCGACCGCTGCGGAGATCGGCAGGCCGAGTGCTCCGCCGATGCCCATGGAAGCACTGACCAACGCGATCGAGCCGCTGAGCTTCGCGGCGGGCACCACGTCCCGCAGGAGGGCGATACCCAGGGGCACCATGCCCATGCCCATGCCCTGCAGACCTCGCCCGACGATCATCGGCACGATGGTGGAGGAGAGGGCGCACACCACCGAGCCGACGACCAGGGGCAGGGCGCAGATCAGCAGCATCCGGCGTTTGCCGATCAGATCACCCAGACGGCCCGAGACGGGTACGCAGACACCCGCGACGAGCAGCGTGACGGTCACCACCCAGGCCGCGTTGGAGGACGACGTGTCCAGGATCTGCGGCAGTTCCGCGATGAGCGGGGTGACCAGGGTCTGCATGACTGCGGCCACCGTGCCGGCGAGTGCCAGCGTGGTGACCACGCCGCCGGTTCTGACGGCAGGCTGAGAGGCGTTCATGACGCGAGTCCTCAGGGGTTGGTTGGGGTTGACGAATGTGCACCGTACACGCCTTTTGTATTATGCATAAGATATGGTCGATACATGCCCCGGGGGACGTGGGGGGATGAGGGCGGAGCCACAGGCCCAGGGACAGTGCGGTGGCCCGGCTACAAGGAGAGGCACCACCACATGGACAAGGCCACGAGCGAGGTCGAGTACGAGCAGATGCTGCTCAGCCGTCACGGGCTGCTGACCCGCAGAAAAGGTCGCCGCGTGGACGGCGTGATGGAGCGCAGCGCCTACGTTCTCCTCAGCCGCATCCGCGTCCAGGGCCCCATGTCCATCGGCGAGCTGAGCGACGCCTTCGACCTGGACGCCTCGACCCTTCAGCGGCAGACCTCCGCCGCGATGCGTGCCGGTCTCGTGGGGCGGATCCCCGATCCGGCGGGCGGCATGGCCCGCAAATTCCGTATCACGGACGAGGGCGCCCGACTGCTCGACGAGGAGCGCGAGGGCATGATCCGTTCTCTGGGCAGGGTCATGACCGACTGGCCGAAGGAAGACATCTCCGCGTTCGCCCACTACCTACGGCGCTTCAACACCGACCTCGAACGTATCGACGGGCGCCCGTGGCCGCGCCCGTGAGGAAGACCCCCGGGCCCTCC
This Streptomyces sp. NBC_01283 DNA region includes the following protein-coding sequences:
- a CDS encoding cytochrome P450, giving the protein MAQPQILVLDAAGSDRHAEDAALRSHGPAARVDVLGVEAWAVTDPALLKQLLTDPRVSKDPRQHWPLFPDQILGTWPLALWVAVDNMFTAFGGDHRRLRRLVSPAFTARRMAALQPRIEEITQALLDELAATPAGESADLRERFAYPLPIRVITELMGLPEHSQPDFRRTVDGVFDTTLSPDQAAANTKELYAILADMVAAKRARPGEDMTSVLIATRDDDEGGDGSALTEQELLDTLLLVISAGYETTVNLLDQAIAALLTHPDQLALVREGKSAWTDVVEETLRYEAPVAHLPMRFAVEDIPLAQGLTIRQGDAILASYAAAGRHPDLHGATAETFDVTRVSKTHLAFGHGVHVCLGAALARMEGEIALRGLFTRFPDLALAVPASALRPGESFISNGHRELPVVLRPRTEN
- a CDS encoding NADP-dependent oxidoreductase, whose protein sequence is MKAVRFHAYGGIDVLRVEDVERPVPGPGQVLVEVRAAGIQPGEANIRTGALHERWPATFPSGQGSDLAGVVVEVGSQVRGFAVGDEVLGFTHKRASHAQFVVVDDVNLVARPAGLSWDVAGSLYVAGTTAYASVFAVDLEADDTVVVSGAAGGVGSIAVQLARRSGATVIGLASERNHAWLKERGVIPVAHGEGVAERIREASVGKVDAFIDTFGDGYVELAVALGVRPERINTIRDWRAAAKFGARAHGEGAAACAVVIGQLARLAARGKLEVPIARTYPLDQVRDAFHDLEQRRTHGKIVLHP
- a CDS encoding acetyl-CoA carboxylase biotin carboxylase subunit family protein: MSKVLLVHAKGGPPLGHVLSRAAVRAEIHLLALSALPPAVASTARQLCASVVTPTDAQRSDLVSLIVSQAKAVGAEAVLTFSEYAVVAVAEACEELGLAGAGGAAALARDKRLMRRTWQEHGLPQPEFSPVATEDELHAAAGRLPFPLLLKAAWSAGSTAHQIIRSPHEVSAAWRRSREVMAESAQLGYSELHVAEADADFVVEQIVTGSAAHWFDEPGWGDYVSVEGVVADGVFRPVCLSGRMPTVEPFTERAGITPALLPQDAQDRIVALARESVDALGLRDCGIHTEIKLGADGGMWLIETAARFGGAMTVPQVEEVFGLDLVGMLVDHLLGRTVAWPEQALTPAQADGAAGSLVVLAVDGKGEAWHDRRLWDFSAVEAEVPLSEGSELSVVAESSLADGSVVPVYDPAAGANTMAALCLLSATDPRTVLRDFRTLVDALPQVLPAAPSTQATHTTPSAQTTQPAPSEEASP
- a CDS encoding PEP/pyruvate-binding domain-containing protein; amino-acid sequence: MTTQLFTGAAEPGTDRTVIGEHLSLPLFRTLSGVLAGHPYLKVVVDRAEHTWHLLDTAAHPFHVNYIATRVLGMELAALDADLDAFNASVYMDPGRRFLLGVLSLHTEQDTEGRERTFLVLETTEADTMHGELLAFFYEFTRERVDSRLPVLLKPANHGQEEELAAISELRVPRILSHELFGSRTRTPLNPGDATGRLRYFRTHEEYAAAEAALGWADIVAMPCLPDDVPRVAGFLNTAPITPLSHTNVLASGWGIPNAIVRDLEQLVDRDQLGDAWVRYRVREDEILLERLDHEPDLRAPAWHQQRIRLEPPLLEDTPVLALHRLRSADRDRYGTKAANLGELHHVLDSRSADLIAFYGQPRPPREDLHGHLAARLGLAASSTAELRARAADFVATTVGAPEGVALPFALQQHFLASSPALQQGIGKLKMALELDATDVLDSLCLQLQHLIRHTPLPESVTRQISQAFPATPGGRLVVRSSSNAEDLPGFSAAGVYDSVTTVHGTGELLDAVRQVWASLLSPRSVRLRHQVGISLDDTYMGVIIQEYVPASLGGVLVTCNPTRREDFRNVYLNCSPGSPEQVVDGSVLPQQYLYNTVEGGGRTVALGSFGEALSAATRARLADLSLAGRLLQSHFSGSELGGAEVDKPLDIEWLMTEQGDFRLVQIRPYAL
- a CDS encoding PAS domain-containing protein — translated: MDDSSLKALLEHLPVFWWEVEEPWQVLERGGGAFADTGTAQRFLDRMHQELPAPGSPLEDGRHQARFDGRTFDVSWTLDENVAHSRTRGLAVEVDAHPEAPRRYAAFADLVDLAPAAAFIRDRHGRYLWANHAYAHLYGTTVEDLAGKYIEDFDAPAEADQFRALDQEILTRGTPVRHTLGYRRPDGSAGQAVGHRFPVRENAQTCVAGIYVDITDHLRTMVQRQEAEENLQALRDHSGLPCALLSADGRVIEASAAAAELFHLGLPDLVGRRAHTLLAPAPARDLDRLHRRWNGLIARRTRRVETSAVLVDTQGQQCRAQLHLTTVGHSAARARHVWAVVTHQSLAHEAHPSLTAAQIRILSLLAEGSSNSDIATSMKLSRQTVDYHLSRLRQHLGAATRPALVARAYVLGILAPRAWPPRSATAAHPLSAV
- a CDS encoding MFS transporter, encoding MSPRLGRPRIGSEPGHGLTDTARRIIRLNYGFQLLFNLLWWMPVFYAYQKAAGLTDGQIFGIQSIYYVAFCLFEIPTGLIADRIGTRNCLRAGAVVMTAANLAPVLSASYTGFLVHFLAIAAGRSLTSGAASAYLYDGLRAEKCDEHYLKAEGTARALGLAAKVVCWPLVGPLMSLAHAAPYVLSAASAAGSLACAIALPRLAGAGSAGGSGTEKAGGGRRGGAFLRDAGHALRCVASSRWLTLVMVQGVAVFTLSRICQVNLFQPILLDHGIAEASHGGVLAAMTVAEAVASARPQWLSRRLPPVAWVSILSLALAGTLAAMTLGGPWAVVALLCLFAAATGFAYPIQRKLVNDAVPAHAPRATLLSIESIVDRGVCALAAVAAGAYLSAGHLNVLLWHSALATAVLLGVFQLLLRSGVVERAAVPPPETADADDAGRLTGGRRGGPRANR